A genomic window from Gemmatimonadota bacterium includes:
- the mutM gene encoding bifunctional DNA-formamidopyrimidine glycosylase/DNA-(apurinic or apyrimidinic site) lyase — MPELPEVQAVVDALVPRLPGHRIVRVRVRRADVAVPSGAALVRALQGARIQSVRRRAKNILIETDRPLILRVHLGMTGQLLYFRGQAGRPGHTAVSLVLDGDATLVYSDVRRFGRVEALSSSEWRDRESELGPEPLDPSLTPDLLSDRLARSESPIRSWLLDPRQIAGIGNIYATEALHAAGIHPRRPASSLDAPEVALLLTSLRASLRLGIDSGGTTLRDYRNIDGQQGENAKNLRAYGREGSACKRCGTPIERLTFGGRSAFLCPSCQPVQR; from the coding sequence GTGCCCGAGCTCCCCGAGGTACAAGCCGTGGTGGACGCGCTCGTCCCCCGCCTGCCCGGTCACCGGATCGTGCGGGTGCGCGTACGCCGAGCCGACGTGGCCGTCCCCTCGGGTGCGGCCCTGGTGCGCGCCCTTCAGGGTGCTCGCATCCAGAGCGTGCGACGGCGGGCCAAGAACATCCTCATCGAGACGGACCGCCCCCTGATCCTGCGCGTCCACCTGGGGATGACCGGACAACTGCTCTACTTCAGGGGGCAGGCGGGCCGGCCCGGCCACACCGCCGTCTCGCTGGTGCTCGACGGAGATGCGACACTCGTATACTCGGACGTGCGCCGCTTCGGACGTGTGGAAGCCCTATCCAGCTCGGAGTGGAGGGACAGAGAGTCTGAACTGGGCCCGGAGCCACTCGACCCTTCGCTGACCCCTGACCTTCTTTCCGACCGTCTCGCCCGGTCGGAGAGCCCCATCCGCTCCTGGCTTCTGGACCCGCGTCAGATCGCGGGGATCGGGAACATCTACGCCACCGAGGCGCTGCACGCCGCCGGGATCCACCCCAGGCGCCCAGCCAGCTCGCTGGACGCCCCGGAGGTGGCGCTGCTGTTGACCTCGCTGCGGGCCTCTTTGCGATTGGGAATCGACTCTGGGGGCACCACCCTGAGGGACTACCGGAACATCGATGGTCAGCAGGGGGAAAACGCGAAGAACCTCCGCGCGTATGGGCGAGAGGGATCGGCCTGCAAACGGTGTGGCACGCCGATCGAACGCCTGACCTTTGGGGGACGATCCGCCTTCCTGTGTCCAAGCTGCCAGCCCGTCCAGCGCTGA
- a CDS encoding heavy metal-binding domain-containing protein — protein MILTTTPSVEGRQISDYLGIVTGEAIIGANIFKDILATVRDIVGGRSAAYEKALRSAREEALREMSNQASERGADAVVGTDLDYEVLGTGNGMLMVTCSGTAVSLK, from the coding sequence ATGATCCTGACGACCACCCCGAGTGTCGAAGGCCGCCAGATCTCCGACTACCTCGGAATCGTGACCGGTGAGGCCATCATCGGCGCGAACATCTTCAAGGACATCCTCGCGACCGTTCGTGACATCGTAGGTGGGCGCTCGGCAGCCTACGAGAAAGCGCTGAGGTCCGCGCGCGAAGAAGCCTTGCGTGAGATGTCGAATCAGGCGTCGGAGCGAGGTGCCGATGCCGTGGTGGGCACCGACCTCGACTATGAAGTGCTCGGTACGGGCAACGGCATGCTCATGGTCACCTGCAGCGGAACTGCGGTCTCCCTCAAGTGA
- the purD gene encoding phosphoribosylamine--glycine ligase → MRILIVGNGGREHALLWKLARDAPEAQIYATRPNGGMMTHPGLEVVPIAPTDVEALAGWAASRQIDLAVVGPEGPLAQGMVDRMRKHGVPAFGPTAAAARIETSKAYAKALMERAGVPTAAFHTFRDLEPALQHIREHGAPIVVKASGLAAGKGAVVCESEAEAVDAVQSMLGDLHFGEAGREVVIEEFMQGEELSVFALTDGTRALPLLPAQDHKRIGEGDTGPNTGGMGAYAPVGFVTPTLLDTIQDRVLAPTLAALQADGCAFRGLLYAGLMITSEGPKVVEFNCRFGDPETQVVLPLLRSPLLPVLETIATGGDLGAAALEFEAGAAVTTVLASAGYPGTVRTGDPITVPDALLEDPDVLLFHAGTRLEDGRLTTSGGRVLAATGLGTTHQEAHARSLGAARMIEFDGKQLRTDIGWRERARDERGRP, encoded by the coding sequence ATGCGGATCCTGATCGTTGGAAACGGCGGACGCGAGCACGCCCTCCTCTGGAAGCTGGCCCGGGACGCACCCGAGGCGCAGATCTACGCGACCCGCCCCAACGGCGGCATGATGACGCACCCCGGCCTCGAGGTCGTGCCGATCGCGCCCACCGACGTCGAGGCCCTGGCTGGCTGGGCCGCGTCCCGGCAGATCGACCTGGCCGTGGTCGGCCCCGAGGGACCCCTGGCACAGGGAATGGTGGACCGCATGCGCAAGCACGGCGTGCCTGCGTTCGGGCCCACGGCCGCTGCGGCGCGGATCGAGACCAGCAAGGCCTACGCGAAGGCGCTGATGGAACGGGCCGGAGTGCCCACCGCCGCCTTCCACACCTTCCGGGATCTCGAACCGGCCCTCCAACACATCCGGGAGCACGGCGCGCCCATCGTGGTCAAGGCTTCCGGGCTGGCGGCGGGCAAGGGTGCCGTCGTGTGCGAGAGCGAGGCGGAAGCCGTCGATGCGGTGCAGTCCATGCTCGGCGATCTGCACTTCGGCGAGGCGGGACGCGAAGTCGTCATCGAGGAGTTCATGCAGGGCGAAGAGCTCTCCGTGTTCGCGCTGACCGATGGCACTCGAGCGCTCCCCCTGCTCCCCGCCCAGGATCACAAGCGCATCGGGGAGGGAGACACCGGTCCCAACACGGGCGGCATGGGCGCCTACGCGCCCGTGGGGTTCGTGACACCGACGCTGCTGGACACGATCCAGGACCGTGTGCTGGCGCCCACCTTGGCGGCCCTGCAGGCGGACGGCTGCGCCTTTCGCGGTCTGTTGTATGCGGGTCTCATGATCACGTCGGAAGGCCCCAAGGTCGTGGAGTTCAACTGCCGCTTCGGGGATCCCGAGACGCAGGTGGTGCTCCCACTGCTGCGCAGTCCCCTGCTCCCCGTGCTGGAAACCATCGCCACGGGAGGGGACCTGGGGGCCGCCGCGTTGGAGTTCGAAGCGGGCGCCGCCGTCACCACCGTGCTCGCTTCAGCCGGCTATCCCGGCACCGTTCGCACGGGCGACCCGATCACGGTGCCCGACGCGCTGCTCGAGGATCCGGACGTGCTGCTGTTCCACGCCGGCACCCGCCTCGAGGACGGTCGTCTCACCACGTCCGGCGGTCGTGTCCTCGCGGCAACCGGGTTGGGGACTACCCACCAGGAGGCGCACGCACGCAGCCTCGGCGCGGCGCGTATGATCGAGTTCGACGGAAAGCAGCTACGGACAGACATCGGATGGCGCGAACGCGCCCGTGACGAGCGAGGCAGACCATGA
- a CDS encoding M48 family metallopeptidase, which produces MTEETAYDGEARARRILTGISSRTWEHPADRAALAALRKLPVFDLVLKKLFGIFGEKPIRLSFQANAVRVTPRQFPRIHRLYLEVCETLDAPEPYDLFISQTPVVNAGAYGMDKPFIILNSGMKTLLDERQLQYVMGHELGHIMSGHVLYRTMTVLLLQLAQLGFPIVGIAARAVLIGLLEWSRKSELSSDRAGLLAIQDPDQVMTALMRMAGDGTPDETNLGEFIQQAEEYRTSDDVADSVFKILNLLGQSHPFPVLRVAELRTWIEEGHYEQVLAGEYPRRGDPDPQYKSDLREAARAYAEGARGLIDDVADAARKMGESLLDTLRR; this is translated from the coding sequence ATGACCGAAGAGACCGCATACGACGGGGAGGCCCGTGCCCGGCGCATCTTGACCGGCATCTCGTCCCGGACCTGGGAGCATCCGGCCGACCGGGCGGCGCTGGCCGCGCTCCGAAAGCTCCCGGTCTTCGATCTCGTCCTGAAGAAGCTCTTCGGCATCTTCGGTGAAAAGCCCATCCGGCTGTCCTTCCAGGCCAACGCCGTCCGCGTGACCCCTCGCCAGTTCCCCCGCATCCACCGCCTCTACCTGGAGGTGTGCGAGACGCTGGACGCCCCCGAACCCTACGATCTCTTCATCTCGCAGACCCCGGTGGTGAACGCCGGCGCCTACGGAATGGACAAGCCCTTCATCATCCTGAACTCAGGGATGAAGACCCTGCTGGACGAGCGCCAGCTCCAATACGTGATGGGACACGAGCTCGGTCACATCATGAGCGGGCATGTGCTGTACCGGACCATGACGGTGCTCCTGCTGCAGTTGGCTCAGCTCGGCTTCCCGATCGTAGGTATCGCCGCGCGGGCCGTGCTCATCGGGCTGTTGGAGTGGTCCCGCAAGAGCGAGTTGTCCTCGGACCGTGCCGGGCTGCTGGCGATCCAGGATCCCGATCAGGTGATGACCGCGCTCATGCGCATGGCGGGCGACGGCACGCCCGACGAAACGAACCTGGGCGAGTTCATCCAGCAGGCGGAGGAGTACCGCACCTCCGACGATGTCGCCGATTCGGTGTTCAAGATCCTGAACCTCCTCGGTCAATCGCACCCCTTCCCCGTGTTGCGAGTGGCGGAGCTGCGCACCTGGATCGAGGAGGGACACTACGAGCAGGTGCTCGCCGGAGAGTACCCTCGGCGTGGCGACCCGGACCCGCAGTACAAGAGCGACCTGCGTGAGGCCGCCCGCGCCTATGCCGAGGGGGCTCGCGGCCTGATCGACGACGTCGCCGATGCCGCACGCAAGATGGGCGAATCCCTGCTCGACACCCTGCGCCGCTAG
- a CDS encoding cystathionine gamma-synthase, giving the protein MSIESDQTHRFGTVAIHGGQAPESVTGAITPPIFQTSTYVQHGIAEPRGGYEYARVQNPTREGWERALAAVEGGRHGLAFASGLSAIETVVKRLSAGDHVVSEENTYGGTTRMFTRVLARLGIEFSFVDTRDPDQVRDALRPSTRLVHIETPTNPLMRVSDIATLAEIAHGSDAILCVDNTFASPFNQNPLALGADVVMHSTTKYLNGHSDVIGGGLVVNDDTLAEDLYFIRKSTGAVPGPFDAWLCLRGCKTLEVRMLRHNENGQRIAEYLEGHAKVERVHYPGLASHPQHALARQQMRGFSSMLSIELPSPEATARFCAGTRLFQLAESLGGVESMINVPSRMTHASVPPERRLAMGITDSLVRLSVGIEDAADLIEDLDRALAQV; this is encoded by the coding sequence GTGAGCATCGAATCCGATCAGACGCACCGCTTCGGGACGGTGGCGATCCATGGCGGACAGGCCCCCGAGTCGGTGACCGGCGCCATCACCCCACCGATCTTTCAAACCTCCACCTACGTGCAACACGGAATCGCCGAGCCCCGGGGCGGCTACGAGTACGCTCGGGTCCAGAATCCGACCCGGGAAGGGTGGGAGCGCGCTCTGGCCGCGGTCGAGGGCGGACGCCATGGGCTGGCGTTCGCCAGCGGACTCTCCGCCATCGAGACGGTCGTCAAGCGACTCTCGGCCGGCGATCACGTGGTCAGTGAGGAGAACACCTACGGGGGCACGACGCGCATGTTCACCCGCGTCCTGGCCCGTCTGGGGATCGAGTTCTCGTTCGTGGACACGCGGGACCCCGACCAGGTCCGGGACGCCCTGCGCCCGAGCACCCGCCTCGTCCACATCGAGACACCCACCAACCCCCTCATGCGGGTGAGCGACATCGCAACCCTGGCTGAGATCGCGCACGGGAGCGATGCCATCCTGTGCGTGGACAACACGTTCGCCTCCCCCTTCAACCAGAATCCCCTGGCCCTGGGCGCTGACGTGGTGATGCACTCCACCACGAAGTATCTGAACGGGCACTCGGACGTGATCGGAGGAGGACTGGTCGTCAACGACGACACGTTGGCGGAAGACCTCTATTTCATCCGCAAGTCCACGGGTGCCGTTCCCGGACCCTTCGACGCTTGGCTCTGCCTGCGCGGGTGCAAAACCCTGGAGGTCCGGATGCTCCGCCACAACGAGAACGGTCAGAGGATCGCGGAATACCTGGAGGGGCACGCAAAGGTGGAGCGGGTCCACTACCCCGGTCTCGCGTCCCATCCACAGCATGCCCTGGCGAGGCAGCAGATGCGGGGCTTCAGCAGCATGCTGAGCATCGAGCTACCGTCTCCGGAGGCAACCGCGCGCTTCTGCGCCGGCACCCGACTCTTCCAGCTGGCCGAGAGCCTCGGTGGAGTCGAGTCCATGATCAACGTGCCCTCCCGCATGACGCACGCTTCGGTTCCTCCGGAACGGCGACTGGCAATGGGGATCACGGACTCGCTCGTGCGGCTTTCGGTGGGAATCGAAGACGCCGCCGACCTCATCGAAGACCTGGACCGCGCGCTGGCCCAGGTCTGA
- the glmM gene encoding phosphoglucosamine mutase has product MPIRFPPDLMVSVSGFRGRVGSPLTPELVTALAAGFGAFLQEEGSGDLVIVGRDSRTSGPMLAAAAMAGLTSVGARVVDLGMVPTPTLMLAVEEAGAAGGIGITASHNPAEWNAMKFAAGEGVFLDAERMARFQRYLQEREPPRARWDQLHAVTQDDGAAARHLDRILALPLLDRDGLGRRGFRVALDCVRGAGATIMPDLLRALGTSFEVIHLEADGRFPRDPEPTAEHLAELGDLVRRTGADVGFAVDPDVDRLSLVDENGTPLGEDLTLALAAAVVLRRQPGVVVTNLSTSQVVEDVAASHGGRVVRAPVGEINVARRMQAEGAVVGGEGNGGVILPALHLTRDAPVGAALILQHLLDEGLTLSQSVARWPRYQIVKEKLDFPREAVSDAYRALAEHFQGGDADRADGLRLAWPKRRAWLHVRPSGTEPIVRLIAEAEDVKGARELVSEARSVLEGVG; this is encoded by the coding sequence ATGCCCATCCGATTCCCTCCCGACCTGATGGTCTCGGTTTCCGGGTTCCGCGGTCGAGTCGGCAGCCCGCTCACTCCCGAGCTGGTCACGGCCCTGGCCGCAGGCTTCGGGGCCTTTCTGCAGGAGGAAGGCTCCGGCGATCTGGTGATCGTGGGGCGGGACTCGCGCACGTCCGGACCCATGCTCGCCGCCGCCGCCATGGCGGGACTCACGTCGGTGGGCGCTCGGGTGGTGGATCTCGGGATGGTCCCGACTCCAACCCTGATGCTTGCGGTGGAGGAGGCGGGCGCTGCGGGAGGCATCGGGATCACCGCCAGCCACAACCCGGCTGAATGGAACGCAATGAAGTTCGCGGCGGGCGAAGGAGTCTTCCTCGACGCGGAGCGGATGGCTCGCTTCCAGCGCTACCTGCAGGAACGGGAGCCTCCCCGGGCCCGCTGGGACCAGCTGCACGCGGTGACCCAGGACGACGGAGCCGCGGCGCGGCACCTCGATCGGATCCTGGCTTTGCCGCTGCTCGATCGGGACGGGCTGGGACGACGCGGCTTCCGGGTTGCACTGGACTGCGTGCGTGGCGCCGGCGCCACGATCATGCCCGATCTGCTGCGTGCGCTCGGCACGTCGTTCGAGGTCATCCACCTCGAGGCCGACGGCCGTTTCCCGCGGGATCCCGAGCCCACCGCGGAGCACCTGGCCGAGCTGGGGGACCTGGTTCGCCGCACCGGGGCGGACGTGGGATTCGCGGTCGACCCCGACGTCGACCGCCTCTCCCTCGTGGACGAGAACGGCACGCCCCTGGGGGAGGATCTGACCCTGGCCCTGGCCGCGGCCGTGGTCCTCCGGCGGCAACCCGGCGTGGTTGTCACCAACCTCTCCACCAGCCAGGTCGTGGAAGACGTGGCCGCCTCCCATGGGGGCCGGGTGGTCCGCGCTCCCGTCGGCGAGATCAACGTGGCCCGTCGCATGCAGGCGGAGGGAGCGGTCGTCGGAGGCGAGGGCAATGGTGGGGTCATCCTGCCGGCGCTGCATCTGACTCGGGACGCCCCCGTGGGTGCCGCCCTCATCCTCCAGCACCTGCTGGACGAGGGCCTGACGCTCTCACAATCGGTGGCTCGGTGGCCTCGCTACCAGATCGTGAAGGAGAAGCTGGATTTTCCGCGAGAGGCCGTCTCCGACGCGTACCGCGCTCTGGCAGAGCACTTCCAGGGAGGGGACGCGGACCGGGCGGATGGGCTGCGCCTGGCCTGGCCCAAGCGACGGGCCTGGCTGCACGTGCGACCGTCCGGTACCGAGCCGATCGTGCGCCTCATCGCGGAGGCGGAGGATGTGAAAGGGGCCCGGGAGCTTGTTTCCGAGGCACGCTCAGTTCTTGAAGGAGTAGGCTGA
- the glmS gene encoding glutamine--fructose-6-phosphate transaminase (isomerizing) has translation MCGIVGYIGPKQAGPILLEGIRRLEYRGYDSAGVTILTERGKLATIKKPGKISELEKALDGIMPQGSAGIAHTRWATHGPPNQINAHPHTSRDGDIALVHNGIIENAELLRTKLQELGYRFTSDTDTEVVVHLIDEAWKTNPCLEDAVAAALLQIEGAYGLAVISSRDPGKLVAARKGSPLLLGIGSSDGEFFIGSDVAAILEHTRKVVYLNEGDYAVVGEDGYEIYHLGEGSVRRSVHQVDFDLSAIERGGFEHFMLKEIFEQPNTIRDVVRGRLLEEEGMARLGGLDGMEETLDKVKRIVITACGTSWHAGLIGEYMLEEMAGIPVKVEYASEFRYKNPVVDSKTLVLAISQSGETADTLAALREAKRRGAHTMGIVNVVGSSIARETDFGVYLHAGPEIGVASTKAFTSQIVALALFSLYLGRRRTMSILQGREFVRALRELPGQIEEVLQLNGEIRELARAYMSSRNFLYLGRGYQFPVALEGALKLKEVSYIHAEGYPAAEMKHGPIALIDENMPVVVLAPSDTVYAKVVSNIEEVKARSGRVIAVVSNGNQELARKVDHLIRVPQTHPCLQPVLTTIPLQLLAYHVAILRGCDVDQPRNLAKSVTVE, from the coding sequence ATGTGCGGCATCGTGGGCTACATCGGACCCAAGCAGGCCGGACCCATCCTCCTGGAAGGAATCCGCCGCCTCGAGTACCGCGGCTACGACTCGGCCGGGGTGACCATCCTCACCGAGCGGGGGAAGCTGGCCACCATCAAGAAGCCGGGGAAGATCAGCGAGTTGGAGAAGGCGCTGGACGGCATCATGCCCCAGGGGTCCGCGGGGATCGCCCACACCCGCTGGGCGACGCACGGTCCCCCCAACCAGATCAATGCCCACCCCCACACCAGCCGGGACGGGGACATCGCGCTCGTCCACAACGGCATCATCGAGAATGCCGAGCTCCTGAGGACCAAGCTCCAGGAGCTCGGCTACCGCTTCACGTCGGACACGGACACGGAGGTGGTGGTCCATCTGATCGACGAAGCGTGGAAGACCAATCCCTGCCTGGAGGATGCGGTCGCTGCCGCGCTTCTGCAGATCGAGGGGGCGTATGGACTCGCCGTGATCAGTTCGCGCGATCCCGGCAAGCTGGTCGCGGCCCGCAAAGGCAGCCCGCTGCTGCTGGGCATCGGTTCCAGTGACGGGGAGTTCTTCATCGGCTCCGACGTGGCGGCGATCCTCGAACACACCCGCAAGGTCGTCTACCTCAACGAGGGCGACTATGCGGTGGTGGGTGAGGACGGCTATGAGATCTACCACCTCGGCGAAGGGTCCGTGCGCCGCTCCGTGCACCAGGTCGACTTCGATCTGTCCGCCATCGAACGGGGCGGATTCGAGCACTTCATGCTCAAGGAAATCTTCGAACAGCCCAACACCATCCGCGACGTCGTGCGCGGTCGTCTGCTCGAAGAGGAGGGCATGGCTCGGCTGGGCGGGCTGGACGGCATGGAGGAGACGCTCGACAAGGTCAAGCGCATCGTCATCACCGCGTGTGGAACCAGTTGGCATGCTGGCCTGATCGGCGAGTACATGCTGGAAGAGATGGCGGGGATTCCGGTCAAAGTCGAGTACGCTTCGGAGTTCCGCTACAAGAATCCGGTGGTGGACTCCAAGACCCTGGTTCTGGCCATCTCGCAGTCGGGAGAGACCGCGGATACGCTGGCCGCCCTACGGGAGGCGAAGCGCCGGGGTGCGCACACGATGGGGATCGTCAACGTGGTCGGGTCGTCGATCGCCCGGGAGACGGACTTCGGCGTCTACCTGCACGCCGGCCCGGAGATCGGGGTGGCCTCCACCAAGGCGTTCACGAGCCAGATCGTAGCGCTCGCCCTCTTCTCCCTGTACCTGGGGCGTCGTCGCACGATGTCCATCTTGCAGGGACGCGAGTTCGTGCGAGCTCTGCGGGAGCTTCCGGGTCAGATCGAGGAGGTCCTGCAGCTCAACGGCGAGATCCGTGAGTTGGCCCGTGCCTACATGAGTTCGCGGAACTTCCTCTATCTGGGGCGCGGCTATCAGTTCCCGGTGGCGTTGGAGGGTGCACTCAAGCTCAAGGAAGTGAGCTACATCCACGCCGAGGGCTACCCGGCTGCAGAAATGAAGCACGGCCCCATCGCGCTGATCGACGAGAACATGCCCGTGGTCGTGCTGGCACCCAGCGACACTGTCTACGCGAAGGTCGTCTCGAACATCGAAGAAGTGAAAGCGCGCTCGGGCCGCGTCATCGCCGTCGTCTCCAACGGCAATCAGGAGCTGGCCCGCAAGGTCGACCATCTGATCCGCGTGCCGCAGACCCACCCCTGCCTGCAACCGGTCCTCACGACGATTCCTCTGCAGCTCCTGGCCTACCACGTCGCGATCCTTCGCGGATGCGACGTCGACCAACCTCGCAACCTGGCCAAGTCCGTCACGGTCGAGTGA
- the dtd gene encoding D-aminoacyl-tRNA deacylase, producing MRVVLQRVSRAAVRSGGRTLGEIGPGLALLVGFSARDDGATVAWMADKVSDLRVFADPEGKMNRSVDETGGEVLVVSQFTLYGDARKGRRPSFVQAAPPAVAIPLYEQFVACMERRLPGRVQTGEFGAEMQVELLGDGPVTLVLER from the coding sequence GTGAGGGTCGTCCTTCAACGGGTGTCCCGCGCGGCAGTCCGCTCGGGCGGTCGCACCCTGGGCGAGATCGGCCCCGGCCTCGCGCTTCTGGTCGGTTTCAGCGCCCGCGACGATGGGGCTACCGTCGCGTGGATGGCCGACAAGGTCTCCGACCTGAGGGTGTTTGCGGACCCCGAGGGCAAGATGAACCGAAGCGTCGACGAAACCGGCGGCGAGGTTCTGGTCGTCAGCCAGTTCACGCTGTACGGTGATGCCCGGAAGGGCCGACGGCCCTCCTTCGTGCAGGCCGCTCCGCCCGCTGTGGCGATCCCGCTCTACGAGCAGTTCGTCGCGTGCATGGAGCGGCGCTTGCCTGGTCGTGTCCAGACCGGAGAGTTCGGTGCTGAAATGCAGGTGGAGCTGCTGGGTGACGGACCCGTCACGCTGGTCCTGGAGCGCTGA
- a CDS encoding Maf family protein, whose translation MRLILASASPRRADLLRMLGLHFETWASDVPEERGSGEAPEEYVVRLAREKAAAAPDPRALVVAGDTVVVHRGDVLEKPRDEADALAMLLRLSGEPHTVFSGLALRHPEGGLFSTCTEVRVHFRSFDADTARRYVETGEPLDKAGAYGVQSKGAVLVDRVEGDFFAVMGLSVVALTDLLGRAGVTYPFGPLEW comes from the coding sequence ATGCGCTTGATTCTCGCCTCGGCGTCCCCGCGTCGCGCGGACCTCCTGCGCATGCTGGGGCTCCACTTCGAGACCTGGGCGAGCGACGTCCCCGAAGAACGCGGCTCGGGCGAGGCGCCGGAGGAGTACGTGGTCCGGTTGGCGCGCGAGAAGGCGGCAGCGGCTCCTGACCCACGCGCGCTGGTCGTCGCCGGGGACACGGTGGTGGTCCATCGTGGCGACGTTCTGGAGAAGCCCCGGGACGAAGCGGACGCGCTCGCCATGCTGCTGCGGCTCAGCGGCGAACCCCACACCGTCTTCTCCGGACTGGCCCTGCGTCATCCAGAGGGCGGGCTCTTCAGCACCTGCACGGAGGTCCGCGTGCACTTCCGCTCCTTCGACGCCGACACCGCGCGCCGCTACGTGGAGACGGGAGAGCCACTGGACAAAGCCGGCGCCTACGGAGTGCAGAGCAAGGGAGCCGTCCTGGTGGATCGGGTCGAGGGCGACTTCTTCGCCGTCATGGGCCTGTCGGTGGTGGCGCTGACGGACCTGCTGGGGCGTGCCGGCGTGACCTACCCGTTCGGACCCTTGGAGTGGTGA
- the mtnA gene encoding S-methyl-5-thioribose-1-phosphate isomerase, whose translation MVREVEPLGPVRWGRAPGTVRVLDQTRLPDQEVWVEVSGVDGMVEAIRALRVRGAPLIGVAAALALVSSLERWVDGCARSRTEALAQLAAMAETLRRARPTGRNLGWTMDRLVAYADRSGAADARALVGALRAEADRMVAAEVEQCRRIGEAGLSLLPPRDPVRLLTVCNTGQLATAGIGTALAIVYAAHEAGRDIEVFACETRPLLQGARLTAWELARAGLPVTVLTDSMAAACMALRRPDLVVVGADAIAANGDVANKIGTYGVAVLARHHGLPFYVAAPLSTVDLNLAGGADIPIELRPESEVRGAEPARVPEGAMVWNPAFDVTPASLVTALVTDRGVLRPPFGPRLVTASQGSAEQ comes from the coding sequence GTGGTGAGGGAGGTGGAGCCGCTGGGCCCGGTGCGGTGGGGAAGGGCGCCCGGCACGGTGCGCGTTCTCGACCAGACGCGTCTCCCCGACCAGGAGGTCTGGGTGGAGGTCTCGGGCGTCGACGGGATGGTCGAAGCCATCCGTGCCCTGCGCGTCCGGGGCGCGCCCCTGATCGGAGTGGCCGCCGCGTTGGCGCTGGTGTCGTCGCTCGAGCGCTGGGTGGACGGGTGCGCGCGGTCCCGGACCGAAGCGCTGGCCCAGCTCGCCGCCATGGCCGAGACGCTGCGGCGAGCGCGCCCGACCGGCAGAAACCTGGGGTGGACGATGGACCGGCTCGTCGCGTATGCGGACCGGAGCGGTGCGGCCGACGCGCGCGCCCTGGTCGGGGCGCTTCGGGCGGAGGCCGATCGCATGGTCGCGGCAGAGGTCGAGCAGTGTCGGCGCATCGGAGAGGCTGGCCTGTCTCTGCTCCCGCCGCGGGATCCGGTGCGCCTGCTCACGGTCTGCAATACCGGTCAGCTCGCCACGGCCGGGATCGGAACGGCATTGGCCATCGTATACGCAGCGCACGAGGCCGGACGGGACATCGAGGTCTTCGCGTGCGAGACACGACCGCTGTTGCAGGGCGCCCGCCTGACCGCCTGGGAGCTGGCGCGTGCGGGCCTCCCGGTCACGGTGCTCACCGACTCGATGGCGGCTGCCTGCATGGCACTGCGTAGACCCGACCTCGTCGTGGTGGGAGCGGACGCCATCGCCGCCAACGGGGACGTTGCCAACAAGATCGGCACCTACGGGGTGGCGGTGCTGGCGCGTCACCACGGCCTTCCCTTCTACGTTGCAGCTCCCCTGTCCACGGTGGACCTGAACCTGGCGGGCGGCGCTGACATCCCGATCGAGCTGCGCCCGGAGTCCGAGGTGCGCGGAGCGGAGCCCGCGCGCGTGCCGGAAGGTGCGATGGTCTGGAATCCCGCCTTCGACGTCACGCCGGCGTCGCTCGTCACCGCGCTCGTGACCGACCGGGGTGTGCTCCGTCCTCCCTTCGGGCCGCGATTGGTGACGGCGTCGCAGGGTTCAGCCGAGCAATAG